A section of the Agarivorans litoreus genome encodes:
- a CDS encoding class I SAM-dependent methyltransferase encodes MDYLALNKAAWDKRTELHVDSDFYDVNGFLAGNSSLKSIERELMGDVNGKKLLHLQCHFGLDSLSWARLGAEVTAVDLSSEAIKRAEELAEKTGLKAEFICSDVYAFGDTNQTTYDWVFVSYGALCWLPDITRWAQVVATSLKPGGRLCLAEFHPVHDLVSGYGYFHRDEADLDEEGTYTENDNGEASPMLTWGHPLSDVVNALIQAGLNIELLNEYDYSPYNCFEDLTERAADEFVYEHEHYNSPLVYAIVASKS; translated from the coding sequence ATGGACTATTTAGCGCTAAACAAAGCTGCTTGGGACAAACGTACTGAGCTTCACGTAGATTCTGATTTTTATGATGTAAATGGATTTCTCGCTGGGAACAGTTCACTCAAGTCTATTGAGCGCGAGCTCATGGGCGATGTTAATGGTAAAAAGCTGTTACACCTGCAATGCCATTTTGGCTTAGACAGCTTATCTTGGGCGCGCTTGGGCGCCGAGGTTACCGCTGTTGATCTCTCTAGCGAGGCGATTAAGCGCGCTGAAGAACTGGCCGAAAAAACAGGCTTAAAGGCCGAGTTTATTTGTAGTGATGTATATGCTTTTGGCGACACAAATCAAACCACCTATGACTGGGTATTTGTGTCTTACGGCGCACTATGTTGGCTGCCCGACATTACTCGCTGGGCGCAAGTAGTAGCAACCAGCTTAAAACCCGGCGGCAGGCTTTGTTTAGCTGAGTTTCATCCGGTGCACGATTTAGTCAGTGGCTATGGTTACTTTCACCGTGATGAAGCAGATTTAGATGAAGAAGGCACTTATACCGAAAACGACAATGGCGAAGCGAGCCCAATGTTAACCTGGGGTCATCCCTTATCTGATGTAGTAAATGCACTGATTCAAGCTGGCTTAAACATTGAGTTGCTAAACGAATACGATTACAGCCCATACAATTGTTTTGAAGATTTAACCGAGCGCGCAGCCGACGAGTTTGTTTATGAACACGAGCACTATAACTCGCCACTGGTTTACGCCATTGTAGCCAGCAAAAGCTAA
- a CDS encoding glycerophosphodiester phosphodiesterase family protein, protein MVIIVGHRGAAGSAPENTLAGLDRAAELGLSWVEFDTFLASDHQAIVFHDENLDRCTHSSGKVADHSLDQLLTIDAGVKFAPEFIGQQIPSLRQYLIHAKKLGLKLNLELKYHQQPRQQLAEAVLEEIKHCNFPLSDLLISSFDHQILLFLHKHAKQLELAQLYEAPPENWRQQLADIDAVACHCNYQKLSVAQAKQIKLAGYRLSTYTVNEPTEITALLPWLDMVISDFPERFL, encoded by the coding sequence ATGGTGATTATTGTAGGACATCGCGGCGCAGCAGGCAGCGCGCCAGAAAACACTTTAGCAGGTTTAGACCGAGCTGCTGAGCTAGGTTTAAGCTGGGTCGAATTTGATACCTTTTTAGCAAGTGATCACCAAGCTATAGTATTTCACGATGAAAACTTGGATCGCTGCACCCACAGCAGCGGCAAAGTGGCTGATCACAGCTTAGATCAATTGCTAACCATCGATGCTGGAGTTAAGTTTGCGCCAGAGTTTATTGGCCAACAAATCCCAAGCTTGCGCCAATATTTAATACACGCCAAAAAATTAGGGTTGAAGCTAAATTTAGAGCTTAAGTATCACCAACAGCCCCGCCAACAGCTTGCTGAAGCGGTGCTAGAGGAGATTAAGCACTGTAATTTTCCCTTAAGCGATTTGCTGATATCCAGCTTCGATCATCAAATTTTGTTGTTTTTACATAAACATGCCAAGCAATTAGAGCTCGCCCAGCTTTATGAAGCCCCTCCAGAAAACTGGCGACAACAACTCGCAGACATTGATGCCGTTGCTTGCCATTGTAATTATCAAAAGCTGAGTGTGGCCCAAGCTAAACAAATCAAACTGGCGGGTTATCGTTTGTCTACATACACTGTAAATGAGCCCACCGAAATCACCGCATTGTTACCATGGTTGGATATGGTTATTAGTGACTTTCCTGAGCGATTTTTATAG
- a CDS encoding LysR family transcriptional regulator, which produces MELRQLRQFVTVVELASFTAAAKHLGIAQPAISATIKKLEQQLSIQLLQRNERKVSLSAEGQILYQHAIQLLKQAEDAEQAMQSLVGLESGTVTIGIPSMMGSYFFPPLLMGFKSLYPQLNLSVVDAGTELVRKKLLSGELDLGIVVTHDVPPELHCEPIYKGELLACCSQDNPLSQQDSISHQEFLDHELVLFREGYFHHKVIEQISREQQRVPQVSFQTNLIPLIKSIVARDFGITTLLSMVVQPGDSLHSLSFNPPFYLELGLAWRRDAYMSRANQRFKDFVLENCKQVEA; this is translated from the coding sequence ATGGAACTGCGACAACTGCGACAATTTGTAACGGTAGTAGAGTTAGCTAGTTTTACCGCCGCGGCTAAACACTTGGGTATTGCCCAGCCAGCCATTAGCGCTACCATAAAAAAGTTGGAACAGCAGCTCTCCATTCAATTGCTACAACGCAATGAGCGTAAAGTAAGCTTAAGCGCCGAAGGCCAAATTCTTTACCAGCATGCAATACAATTGCTTAAACAGGCCGAAGACGCCGAACAAGCCATGCAATCCTTAGTAGGCTTAGAAAGCGGCACGGTAACCATCGGCATTCCTAGCATGATGGGCTCTTATTTCTTCCCGCCTTTACTCATGGGCTTTAAAAGCCTCTACCCACAACTTAACCTCTCGGTGGTAGATGCAGGTACCGAATTGGTGAGAAAAAAACTACTAAGCGGCGAATTAGATCTAGGCATTGTAGTCACCCACGATGTACCACCCGAGCTACATTGCGAACCAATTTACAAAGGAGAACTGCTAGCTTGTTGTAGCCAAGATAACCCGCTAAGCCAACAAGACAGTATTAGCCACCAAGAGTTTTTAGATCATGAGTTAGTGCTATTTAGAGAGGGCTATTTTCACCACAAGGTGATTGAGCAAATAAGTCGTGAGCAGCAGCGAGTGCCGCAGGTCTCTTTTCAAACCAACTTAATACCGTTGATTAAATCGATAGTGGCACGAGATTTTGGCATCACCACCCTGCTTAGCATGGTGGTGCAACCGGGCGACTCGCTGCACTCATTAAGCTTTAATCCGCCATTTTATCTAGAACTGGGCTTAGCTTGGCGTCGCGACGCCTATATGTCTCGAGCCAATCAGCGCTTCAAAGATTTTGTATTAGAGAACTGCAAACAGGTCGAGGCATAA
- a CDS encoding ExeM/NucH family extracellular endonuclease, whose amino-acid sequence MNPRNFMLVGLCALGTSAQANVLISEYIEGSSFNKAIEIANYGDQTVDLSAGDYQLRLFSNGASIATNTQALSGSLAPGETLVFVNSNAVIGNNDNALIPPGVGIESSVINFNGDDAVGLFANDVLLDRVGQIGVRQTWNDGGASTQNQTLRRLDESSPDNDNGQEFVISSRWFNYAINTVDGLGCIGQDACDNGGGPIDPPISEIGQCGDTSTAIHSIRSANLLDQEVVVEAVVVGDFQGDANNNQLSGFFIQHADANWDADPQTSEGIFVYHYADEVSLGQRVRVKATVATYSGGNQLKDVSGLIVCGEEALPSATSLSLPLVDADLYHLEGMRVVLPQTLHATPAYTFNRYGETVLSLGKRFKSTQVYPANTPEAEALALANQLNRLVLDDGLSSQNPDDIAYFPNFSALNSLRAGSQVSNVEGVINYSFGQFRVQPTVVPNFIDANPRTTEPELGELGNLTVASFNVLNFFTDLDIDNATDFRGADTAEEFERQRAKLVSALVAMNANVVGLMELQNNGFDEASAIQNLVDAVNVQLPEQQHYAVVKPLSERIGNDMITVGLIYQPSVVQVYGDAELIRAYPFDADTAKHRVPLVQQFSMVDGGERFYVAVNHFKSKGSNCNALGDPDMGDGQGNCNGQRTLAAQTLSQFFAEKQQVLLLGDFNAYAKEDPMLAFETAGFTNLVPLFEANSYSYYYDEEAGSLDHALADSALTSRVLDATDWHINADEPTGLDYNTEYKSDAQITNFYAPHAYRASDHDPVIIALDMRSAGTISTATELTIAEGSNGSLTIERLAGDFGDVVLKYQVVAGSADEQDLALLSGELTWLDGDMSSRELNIAAYTDELTEGAERAYLQLSIEQGAASLALPQVELIIQDNTPLSVAMQFEQMNVAESAGNITIPLVLNGEASTTVSAWVLVLPSSANWFDYRAPFFQRVQWSEGESGVKTVSAKIVDDKRKEGDERFKVYLFSARPAQLGNITSTWVNISDND is encoded by the coding sequence ATGAACCCCAGAAATTTTATGTTAGTGGGCCTATGTGCCTTAGGTACTAGCGCTCAAGCGAATGTACTCATTAGTGAATATATAGAAGGTAGTAGTTTTAACAAGGCAATTGAAATTGCGAACTATGGTGATCAAACAGTCGATCTAAGCGCTGGTGACTATCAGCTGCGCTTGTTTTCCAACGGAGCAAGCATTGCCACCAATACCCAAGCGTTAAGTGGCAGTTTAGCGCCAGGCGAAACCTTAGTATTTGTGAACAGCAATGCGGTGATTGGCAATAACGACAATGCCCTAATTCCCCCGGGTGTGGGCATTGAGTCAAGTGTGATTAACTTTAATGGTGATGATGCAGTTGGCTTGTTTGCCAACGATGTATTGCTTGATCGCGTTGGTCAAATTGGCGTGCGTCAAACCTGGAATGATGGCGGCGCTTCAACGCAAAATCAAACCTTGCGTCGCCTTGATGAAAGCAGCCCAGATAACGACAACGGCCAAGAGTTTGTGATTTCATCTCGCTGGTTCAACTACGCAATAAACACTGTTGATGGTCTAGGCTGCATTGGCCAAGATGCTTGTGATAATGGTGGCGGGCCAATTGATCCTCCAATCTCAGAAATTGGCCAATGTGGTGATACAAGCACTGCGATTCATAGCATTCGTTCTGCCAATTTATTAGACCAAGAAGTGGTGGTTGAAGCTGTTGTTGTGGGTGATTTCCAAGGCGATGCCAACAATAATCAATTATCTGGCTTTTTTATACAGCACGCCGATGCTAACTGGGATGCAGACCCTCAAACTTCTGAAGGGATTTTTGTTTACCACTATGCTGATGAGGTTTCGCTAGGCCAACGAGTACGCGTAAAAGCAACTGTAGCCACTTATAGCGGTGGTAATCAGCTTAAAGATGTAAGCGGCTTAATTGTGTGTGGCGAAGAAGCGCTACCTAGTGCAACCAGCCTAAGCTTACCCTTGGTGGATGCGGATCTTTATCACCTAGAAGGCATGCGTGTGGTGCTGCCACAAACCTTGCATGCCACGCCTGCCTACACCTTTAATCGCTATGGTGAAACGGTGTTGTCCTTAGGTAAGCGCTTTAAGTCTACCCAGGTTTACCCAGCCAATACGCCAGAAGCCGAAGCTTTAGCCCTCGCTAATCAGCTTAACCGCTTGGTATTGGATGATGGTTTAAGTTCGCAAAATCCCGATGATATAGCCTACTTCCCTAACTTCTCGGCCTTAAACAGCCTGCGCGCTGGTTCGCAAGTGAGCAATGTTGAAGGTGTTATTAATTACAGTTTCGGCCAGTTTCGGGTGCAGCCTACGGTAGTACCTAACTTTATCGATGCAAACCCAAGAACCACCGAGCCAGAACTAGGCGAGCTAGGTAACTTAACTGTTGCAAGCTTCAACGTGCTTAACTTTTTCACTGATTTAGACATCGACAATGCGACTGATTTTCGTGGTGCGGATACTGCTGAAGAGTTTGAACGTCAGCGGGCTAAATTGGTCTCGGCCTTAGTCGCGATGAATGCCAACGTTGTAGGCTTAATGGAGTTGCAAAACAACGGTTTTGATGAGGCTAGCGCAATTCAAAACTTAGTTGATGCGGTTAATGTTCAGCTGCCCGAGCAACAACATTACGCCGTAGTGAAGCCTTTAAGTGAACGTATTGGCAACGATATGATCACGGTAGGCTTAATCTACCAACCAAGTGTGGTACAAGTTTATGGCGATGCAGAGCTAATTCGCGCTTACCCGTTTGATGCTGATACTGCTAAACATCGCGTTCCTTTAGTGCAGCAATTTAGCATGGTAGACGGCGGCGAGCGCTTTTATGTTGCAGTTAACCACTTTAAATCTAAGGGCAGTAACTGTAATGCCTTAGGCGACCCAGACATGGGAGATGGTCAGGGCAATTGTAATGGTCAGCGCACTTTAGCGGCGCAAACACTGAGCCAGTTTTTTGCCGAAAAACAACAGGTCTTGTTGTTAGGAGACTTTAACGCGTACGCCAAAGAAGACCCAATGTTAGCCTTTGAAACGGCCGGCTTTACTAACCTAGTACCACTGTTCGAAGCAAACAGTTACTCCTACTACTACGATGAAGAAGCGGGCAGTTTAGACCACGCCTTGGCCGATTCAGCCTTAACATCACGAGTGCTAGATGCCACCGATTGGCATATTAATGCCGACGAACCAACCGGTTTAGATTACAACACTGAGTATAAGTCTGATGCGCAAATCACTAACTTTTATGCGCCACATGCTTACCGCGCATCGGATCATGATCCCGTCATCATTGCTTTAGATATGCGCAGTGCGGGCACTATTAGCACCGCGACTGAACTCACCATTGCCGAAGGCAGTAATGGCTCGTTAACGATAGAGCGTTTAGCCGGTGATTTTGGCGATGTAGTGCTTAAGTACCAAGTAGTTGCGGGTTCTGCCGATGAGCAAGATTTAGCATTGCTAAGTGGCGAACTAACTTGGCTTGATGGTGATATGAGTAGCCGTGAGCTAAACATTGCTGCGTACACCGACGAGCTAACAGAGGGAGCGGAGCGCGCCTATTTGCAGTTAAGCATAGAGCAAGGCGCGGCCAGTTTAGCCTTGCCGCAAGTTGAGCTGATTATTCAAGACAACACGCCATTAAGTGTAGCCATGCAGTTTGAGCAAATGAACGTTGCTGAGTCTGCTGGCAACATTACCATCCCGCTGGTGTTAAATGGTGAAGCTAGCACTACTGTTAGTGCGTGGGTATTGGTATTGCCATCGTCTGCTAATTGGTTTGACTACCGCGCGCCGTTTTTCCAGCGTGTACAATGGAGCGAAGGTGAAAGTGGGGTTAAAACGGTGAGCGCAAAAATCGTTGATGATAAGCGCAAAGAAGGTGACGAACGCTTTAAGGTTTACTTGTTCTCAGCCCGTCCTGCCCAACTAGGTAACATTACCAGCACTTGGGTAAATATTAGCGACAACGATTAG
- a CDS encoding GNAT family N-acetyltransferase, producing MRGKHVLIRPYLPSDAVAHAEAVRETAISGCRWLDWMEEDYPEEESRSWLALSQAAIAKNIAFDMGIFASQGGEFLGAIAINRIEWNYRAANLGYWIKDSASGKGIATEAVRLMADYAFNALQLNRLELVIAEENFASRRVAEKAGAQFECLARARVLDYGKPCHAAIYSLIGDDLLQPQS from the coding sequence ATGCGCGGCAAGCACGTACTTATTCGCCCTTACTTACCAAGCGATGCTGTCGCCCATGCCGAGGCGGTTCGCGAAACGGCTATTAGCGGCTGTCGTTGGCTAGATTGGATGGAAGAAGATTACCCTGAAGAGGAAAGCCGCTCTTGGTTAGCGCTAAGCCAGGCTGCAATCGCCAAGAATATTGCCTTTGATATGGGCATATTTGCGAGCCAAGGTGGTGAGTTTTTGGGCGCTATTGCCATTAATCGTATTGAATGGAATTACCGCGCTGCCAACCTGGGTTATTGGATAAAAGACAGCGCCAGCGGAAAAGGCATTGCTACCGAAGCCGTGCGTTTAATGGCTGATTATGCCTTTAATGCTTTGCAGCTAAACCGACTAGAGTTGGTTATCGCTGAAGAAAATTTTGCCAGCCGCCGGGTTGCCGAAAAGGCCGGCGCTCAGTTTGAATGCTTAGCACGTGCACGAGTATTGGATTACGGCAAGCCCTGCCATGCGGCAATTTACTCACTGATTGGCGATGACCTACTACAGCCACAAAGTTAG
- a CDS encoding DUF2956 domain-containing protein, which yields MAKQQKQKVSDETVTTADAIAKANQRPGQTKEQTKLISAGIQKGIEQYKKQHKAKMREADKARKKQARQQSDKQVEAQKSPQSAGSNKPQYLPWLLLGLSWIGFAAYVYSYSPN from the coding sequence GTGGCAAAGCAACAGAAACAAAAGGTCTCAGATGAAACGGTGACAACGGCAGATGCGATAGCAAAAGCTAATCAGCGGCCGGGTCAAACCAAAGAGCAAACCAAATTAATATCGGCGGGTATTCAAAAAGGCATTGAGCAATACAAAAAGCAGCATAAAGCTAAAATGCGTGAAGCCGACAAAGCACGCAAAAAACAAGCTCGCCAGCAAAGCGATAAGCAAGTTGAAGCACAGAAAAGCCCACAATCTGCAGGCTCAAACAAGCCGCAGTATTTGCCTTGGCTACTGCTAGGTTTGTCGTGGATAGGTTTTGCAGCCTATGTTTATAGTTACTCGCCAAATTAG
- a CDS encoding ion transporter, whose translation MSNETSKQSPMQQRLYEIIFGYNSKAGKRFDLLLVVAIITSVSVVILDSVSEFEQLYHTWFIAIEVVFTVFFTLEYIARLYCSPQPKEYAKSFYGIVDLLAILPTYLALLYPAAQVMLLFRLLRILRILRVLKLVRYMSEANVLLRALMLARRKILVFLFCICLITTIYGALMYAIEGPENGFTSIPKSIYWAIVTITTVGYGDISPATPLGQALAALVMITGFAIITVPTGIVGAELVNEMRREQREHRCLHCERAGHDHDADYCKHCGASLLEQS comes from the coding sequence GTGTCTAACGAAACAAGCAAACAAAGCCCAATGCAGCAGCGGCTTTATGAGATAATTTTTGGTTACAACTCAAAGGCCGGTAAACGCTTTGATCTGCTATTAGTTGTCGCCATTATCACCAGCGTAAGCGTGGTTATCTTAGATTCGGTGAGTGAGTTTGAGCAGCTCTACCATACCTGGTTTATCGCTATTGAAGTGGTGTTTACGGTATTTTTTACGCTGGAATACATCGCCCGCTTGTACTGCTCTCCGCAACCTAAAGAGTACGCTAAAAGCTTTTATGGCATTGTTGATTTATTGGCTATTCTGCCTACCTATTTAGCGCTGCTTTACCCCGCCGCTCAAGTTATGCTTTTATTTCGTTTACTGCGTATATTGCGAATTTTGCGGGTGCTTAAGTTAGTGCGCTATATGAGTGAGGCCAACGTGCTACTGCGCGCCTTAATGCTGGCAAGGCGCAAGATTTTAGTGTTCTTATTCTGTATCTGCTTAATTACCACCATTTATGGTGCCTTAATGTATGCCATTGAAGGGCCCGAAAACGGCTTTACCAGTATTCCTAAGAGCATCTACTGGGCAATTGTTACCATTACTACCGTGGGTTATGGCGATATCTCCCCTGCTACACCATTAGGGCAAGCACTGGCGGCTTTAGTCATGATAACCGGCTTTGCCATTATCACCGTGCCAACCGGCATTGTGGGCGCTGAGTTAGTAAACGAGATGCGCAGAGAACAGCGCGAACATCGTTGTTTACACTGTGAGCGCGCAGGTCACGACCATGATGCAGACTACTGTAAACACTGTGGAGCCAGCCTATTAGAACAATCATAA
- a CDS encoding uracil-xanthine permease family protein — MNTPLLGAQMLLVAFGATTLVPLLTGISPNLALLGAGIGTLIFQFCTKRQIPIFLGSSFAFIGPIILGTQQFGLPATLSGLMAAGLMFIIISAVVKVRGVKVIERFLPPVVVGPVIMVIGLGLAPVAVNMALGKTGDGSAVLVEQDIALLISLAALFTTIVVSIFAKGMLKLMPIISGVVVGYVLSLFFGLVDFTSVSQAAWFAIPEFVTPEFNWQAILFIAPIGLIVTIEHFGDILAISNVTGKNFVEKPGIHRSLLGDGLATMTAASFGAPPVVSYGEVTGAVSLLKTYNPVIMTWAAVFAIGLAFVGKTGALLLSIPVPVMGGIMCLLFGAIAAIGLNTLISKQVDLSIPRNLVIVSVTLVFGIGGMAVGVGEFTLKGVGLCGIVAIILNLVLPQEEKATETK, encoded by the coding sequence ATGAACACCCCACTACTTGGGGCACAAATGTTACTTGTTGCATTTGGCGCTACCACCTTAGTACCACTATTAACCGGAATAAGCCCCAACCTTGCACTGTTGGGTGCGGGTATTGGTACCTTAATCTTTCAGTTTTGCACCAAGCGACAAATTCCTATTTTCTTAGGAAGTTCATTCGCCTTTATTGGTCCAATTATTTTGGGCACGCAACAATTTGGCTTACCTGCTACCTTAAGTGGCCTAATGGCTGCAGGCTTAATGTTCATTATTATTAGTGCCGTGGTAAAAGTACGTGGCGTTAAAGTGATTGAGCGCTTTTTACCACCGGTAGTGGTTGGCCCTGTAATTATGGTGATTGGCTTAGGCTTAGCACCAGTTGCGGTAAACATGGCGCTAGGTAAAACCGGTGATGGCTCAGCGGTATTGGTTGAACAAGACATCGCATTGCTTATCTCTTTAGCCGCCTTGTTCACTACCATTGTGGTATCTATTTTTGCCAAAGGCATGTTAAAACTGATGCCAATTATTAGCGGCGTAGTGGTAGGTTATGTACTCAGCTTATTCTTTGGCTTAGTAGATTTTACTTCTGTAAGCCAAGCCGCTTGGTTTGCGATCCCAGAGTTTGTAACACCAGAGTTTAACTGGCAGGCCATTCTATTTATTGCCCCGATTGGTTTGATTGTTACCATTGAACACTTTGGTGACATACTGGCAATCTCCAATGTTACTGGCAAAAACTTCGTAGAGAAGCCTGGTATTCACCGCTCATTATTGGGTGACGGTTTAGCCACTATGACAGCCGCCAGCTTTGGTGCACCACCGGTTGTAAGCTACGGCGAAGTAACCGGCGCGGTGAGCCTACTTAAAACCTACAACCCAGTGATTATGACTTGGGCTGCAGTATTTGCCATTGGCCTAGCTTTTGTGGGTAAAACCGGTGCCTTGTTGTTGTCGATTCCGGTACCGGTAATGGGCGGCATTATGTGTTTGTTATTTGGTGCTATTGCTGCCATTGGTTTAAACACCTTAATTAGCAAACAAGTTGATCTCTCTATTCCACGCAACTTGGTGATTGTGTCTGTAACCCTAGTGTTTGGCATTGGCGGCATGGCCGTTGGCGTAGGCGAGTTCACCCTTAAAGGTGTTGGCCTGTGTGGCATTGTAGCGATTATTCTTAACTTGGTATTACCTCAAGAAGAGAAAGCAACAGAAACCAAATAG
- a CDS encoding MFS transporter, producing MQYQQNSKGFWRVTAAVSAASLVTFFNLYLVQPLLPMFASEYQVSPLAASAMLSAAMLGMALGLLLLASLSDAVGRRKILLFSIALVPCLSLLIGLAHPQSFYAIVALRFLQGVCLAGVPAVAIAYLAEQLDPQALIKAVGIFIAANSLGGIGGRLLGGWSADLLGSWQMSFMVVALLSLFMALAVVMLLPAEQAKTLGRWRLCQSLANYKRHIRNPQLVCAYLVGGIGFGVFINQFSYLTFILAEAPFSLPASLTSLLFLSYLGGTFTASSAGRIAQRYGGKSCIVLGLLVMTIASLLSLFGELWVLLLAMVVSSMGFFFCHAQASAWVNQHATQAKASASALYTISYYIGAASGGALMQPFFAAWGWQGIVLVSVCSLSAVAFMAQRYLHTDEGALEIAKV from the coding sequence ATGCAGTATCAGCAAAACAGTAAAGGTTTTTGGAGAGTCACCGCAGCGGTATCGGCCGCTTCACTGGTAACTTTTTTCAATTTGTATTTGGTGCAACCTTTGCTACCTATGTTTGCCAGTGAGTATCAAGTTTCTCCCTTGGCGGCAAGCGCGATGCTGTCGGCTGCCATGTTAGGCATGGCTTTGGGTTTGCTGCTGTTGGCTTCTTTGTCGGATGCCGTGGGTCGGCGCAAGATACTGCTGTTCTCTATCGCTTTAGTCCCTTGTTTAAGTTTACTGATAGGCTTGGCGCACCCCCAATCGTTTTATGCCATTGTCGCTTTGCGTTTTCTACAGGGTGTTTGTTTGGCTGGTGTTCCAGCAGTAGCGATTGCTTACTTAGCAGAGCAATTAGATCCGCAAGCTTTGATCAAAGCGGTGGGTATTTTTATCGCGGCCAACTCTTTAGGTGGAATTGGTGGGCGTTTACTTGGGGGCTGGAGTGCCGACTTGCTGGGCTCTTGGCAGATGTCGTTTATGGTAGTTGCTTTGCTTAGCTTGTTTATGGCGCTAGCGGTGGTGATGCTACTGCCAGCAGAACAAGCTAAAACCTTAGGTCGCTGGCGCTTATGTCAAAGTCTTGCTAACTATAAGCGGCATATCCGCAACCCACAGTTAGTATGTGCTTACTTAGTGGGAGGCATCGGTTTTGGGGTGTTTATAAACCAGTTCTCTTACCTCACTTTTATTTTGGCCGAAGCACCGTTTTCGCTGCCCGCTAGCCTTACATCGTTATTGTTTCTTAGTTATCTAGGAGGCACATTTACTGCCAGCTCGGCCGGGCGAATTGCGCAACGTTACGGAGGCAAAAGTTGCATAGTGTTGGGTTTGTTGGTGATGACTATCGCCAGCTTATTAAGTCTGTTTGGCGAGCTATGGGTGTTGTTATTGGCAATGGTGGTGTCATCCATGGGCTTCTTTTTCTGCCATGCTCAAGCCAGCGCGTGGGTAAACCAACATGCCACTCAAGCTAAGGCCAGCGCATCAGCTCTTTATACTATTAGTTATTACATTGGCGCAGCAAGTGGCGGCGCATTAATGCAGCCCTTCTTTGCAGCTTGGGGCTGGCAGGGCATTGTGTTGGTAAGTGTTTGCTCACTGTCGGCGGTGGCATTTATGGCGCAGCGTTACCTGCATACTGACGAAGGCGCATTAGAGATTGCTAAGGTGTAA